In Mucilaginibacter celer, one DNA window encodes the following:
- a CDS encoding LacI family DNA-binding transcriptional regulator, whose translation MKKKLSIVDIANSLNISKTTVSFILNGRAQEKRISEELVKRVLEYVKEVGYKPNSLAKSLRTGKSHIIGLLVQDISNHFFATIARQIEDLAYKNGYKIIYSSTDNDTQKTQELITMFRERHVDGYIITPPDGIEDDISDLIRDGFPVVLFDRYLPSVPTDYVVVDNLFSTYNATQYLIDNGHKNIVFITYSSIQTQMIERLEGYEKAMHQSKLKTSVTEIDFYASADSIVKLILDFFEQNKDVDAILFGNNHLGKCGLKATRKAGKRVPEDIALIAFDDYELFELYTPAVTAIAQPISEIADNVINLLMERLNTTTEEQKKQHITLATELIVRDSSK comes from the coding sequence GTGAAGAAAAAGCTATCTATAGTTGACATTGCCAATAGTTTAAACATCTCTAAAACAACTGTTTCATTTATATTAAACGGGCGTGCCCAGGAAAAACGCATCAGCGAGGAGTTGGTGAAACGCGTGCTTGAATATGTAAAGGAAGTGGGGTATAAGCCCAACTCGCTGGCCAAAAGTTTACGTACCGGTAAATCTCATATCATCGGTTTATTGGTTCAGGATATTTCTAATCATTTTTTTGCTACCATTGCCCGCCAGATAGAGGATCTGGCCTATAAAAACGGCTATAAAATTATTTACAGCAGCACAGATAACGATACCCAAAAAACGCAGGAACTGATAACCATGTTCCGCGAGCGGCATGTTGACGGCTACATCATTACCCCGCCCGATGGTATTGAAGATGACATCAGCGACCTGATCAGGGATGGTTTTCCCGTGGTACTTTTTGACAGGTATCTGCCCAGCGTACCTACCGATTATGTAGTGGTTGATAATTTATTCAGCACCTATAATGCAACACAATATCTTATTGATAACGGCCATAAAAATATAGTATTTATAACCTATAGCTCCATTCAAACCCAAATGATTGAAAGGCTGGAGGGTTATGAAAAGGCTATGCACCAAAGCAAACTGAAAACCAGCGTTACCGAAATTGACTTTTATGCCAGTGCCGATAGCATAGTTAAGTTAATACTTGATTTTTTTGAACAGAACAAAGACGTTGATGCCATTTTGTTTGGCAACAATCATTTAGGCAAATGCGGTTTGAAGGCTACCCGCAAAGCCGGCAAACGCGTCCCCGAAGATATTGCCCTGATTGCATTTGATGATTATGAGCTGTTTGAACTTTACACGCCGGCCGTAACGGCTATAGCACAACCGATAAGCGAAATTGCCGATAACGTGATTAACCTGCTGATGGAACGCCTGAACACAACTACTGAAGAGCAAAAGAAGCAGCATATTACTTTGGCTACCGAGTTGATTGTTAGAGATTCATCAAAGTAA